In Mangrovivirga cuniculi, the following proteins share a genomic window:
- a CDS encoding MutS-related protein, which translates to MKFDNSLSYFKSQIEIADTKLQSLRKKDKRLAFLRLISFLAVIGLSVYFISNSEMLVFSIMLFIALIAFGYLLKNHQFIRNTIQSITLLKEINQTEISRLKRKLSDIPGGDYFFNPKHPYHQDLDIFGKNSLYSLINRTTSKEGAELLAHRLSNGITDNSKITNTQEAIKELAPRVDWRQKFEVLGQSIEENQIPDSESLKTEKISTFRKVIQIFLNLLLLSNIILVALDITDVRLLILNIIVNIISTYTFISKTVKPANDAIVFSTKLNKYKNIFRHIESENFESELNKELKTRLYSQSISAGKSLEQLGSIGYWLENRGNQLYQIINALFNIDLFIFIRLHRWFKNYRSHIPEWFQVMTEFEVLNSFAGFYYESESSYSFAEITEKQYCLEIKQAAHPLLKPGETVKNDFSMEGTGAIGLITGSNMSGKSTFLRTLGVNMVLAYCGAPVIAEKLVVSRMQIFTSMRTQDSLTEHISAFYAELLRIKALLDEIEKGQPVFYLLDEILKGTNSDDRVSGSLALIKQLIKLNAMGLIATHDLQLSALEKSLPEMGNYHFSSEVSGKSINFDYKLKEGPCESFNAKALMKNMGIQLED; encoded by the coding sequence ATGAAATTTGATAATAGTCTTAGTTATTTCAAAAGTCAAATTGAAATAGCAGATACCAAACTTCAATCATTAAGAAAAAAAGATAAGCGATTAGCATTTCTCAGACTCATCTCATTTTTAGCAGTTATCGGTTTATCGGTTTATTTTATTTCTAATTCTGAAATGCTTGTTTTCTCAATAATGCTATTTATTGCATTAATTGCATTTGGATATTTATTGAAGAATCATCAATTCATAAGAAACACAATACAATCAATAACTTTATTAAAAGAAATTAATCAAACGGAAATATCCAGATTGAAAAGAAAGCTTTCTGATATTCCGGGTGGTGATTATTTTTTTAACCCTAAGCATCCTTACCATCAGGATCTGGATATTTTCGGGAAAAACAGTCTTTATTCTTTAATTAACCGAACTACCTCAAAGGAAGGTGCTGAATTACTTGCTCACAGACTATCCAATGGAATTACTGATAATAGTAAAATAACAAATACGCAGGAAGCTATTAAAGAACTGGCACCAAGAGTCGATTGGAGGCAAAAGTTTGAAGTATTGGGGCAATCAATTGAAGAAAATCAAATTCCCGATAGTGAATCTTTAAAGACTGAAAAAATATCGACCTTCAGAAAGGTCATTCAAATATTTCTAAACCTACTCTTGCTATCGAATATTATTCTGGTAGCTCTGGATATAACAGATGTGAGGTTATTAATATTGAATATAATTGTCAATATTATTTCTACCTACACTTTCATATCTAAGACAGTCAAGCCAGCTAATGATGCAATAGTATTTTCAACAAAACTGAATAAATATAAAAACATCTTCAGGCATATTGAATCTGAGAACTTTGAATCTGAATTAAATAAAGAATTAAAAACGCGATTATATTCTCAAAGTATCTCAGCAGGTAAAAGTCTTGAGCAATTAGGTTCTATTGGGTATTGGTTAGAAAACCGGGGCAATCAGCTCTATCAGATTATTAATGCCCTATTTAATATTGATCTGTTTATTTTTATCCGATTACACAGGTGGTTTAAAAATTACCGGTCACATATTCCTGAATGGTTTCAAGTGATGACGGAATTTGAAGTGCTTAATAGTTTTGCCGGATTTTATTATGAAAGCGAAAGTTCTTATTCCTTTGCCGAAATCACAGAAAAACAATACTGTCTTGAGATAAAACAGGCTGCTCACCCTTTATTAAAACCAGGAGAAACTGTAAAAAATGATTTTTCTATGGAGGGAACAGGAGCCATTGGCTTAATCACTGGCAGCAATATGTCCGGGAAAAGCACTTTTTTAAGAACTTTAGGCGTCAATATGGTTTTAGCTTATTGCGGAGCACCTGTTATAGCTGAGAAGTTAGTCGTTTCGAGAATGCAGATTTTTACATCGATGAGGACTCAAGATTCGTTAACAGAGCACATTTCTGCTTTCTACGCAGAGCTTTTAAGAATTAAGGCTTTATTAGATGAAATTGAAAAAGGCCAGCCGGTATTTTATTTACTGGATGAGATACTTAAAGGAACTAATTCAGATGACCGGGTATCGGGTTCGTTGGCATTGATAAAGCAATTAATAAAGCTTAACGCTATGGGATTGATCGCAACACACGATCTTCAGTTAAGTGCCCTGGAAAAATCTTTACCGGAAATGGGTAATTATCATTTCAGTAGTGAAGTAAGCGGAAAGAGTATTAATTTTGACTATAAATTAAAAGAAGGTCCTTGTGAAAGCTTTAATGCAAAAGCATTAATGAAGAACATGGGCATTCAACTCGAAGATTGA